Sequence from the Candidatus Methanoperedens sp. genome:
TTCCTGCTGGGAATATGCGGCGCAACTTATCTTGCGGCTGGATTGTGGTCAAGGTCTCTAAAAGGCTCCAATAGCTGGAAATACCTCTCAATTTCAATGGTATTGTTTGTTTTCTGGAATATAATCGGAGCGTTCGGTATTTTGCTGGATGTTATAAAAGTCCAGAATTCCATAAACGATGTTTCAGTATCCCCGGAAGGATTGGATTTATTTTCATACATAGTCAAAGTTCTTGACCCCCTGTTAGAGGTCATTGTTTTCATCATATTATTATTCGGACTTCGAAAAATAATTAGTGCAATGAGGACAAAGCCATGGACTGTGTTTAGCAAAGATGAAGAGGAGATTGAATAATGAACGAAGATTTCTTTATCGTCCTGAATTCAGTCGCATCAATGATAGTTATAATCTGCAGTGTCTTATCATTTCAGTTACTTGTGGGAATTTCAAGAGAATTGAAGGGCTTGAAAACCATGGATGTTATGTGGAAAAATTTTATTATAATGATAAATCTTTTCATATTACTGGGTATCACAAGAGCCGTAGGTTCTATCGGGACTGTAATTTTCGAGGGATTTCATCCGGTATTTGAAGCCCTGTTATCTGTAACTCTAATATTGTTCTTCGTGTTTGCAATTCAATTATCCATATCCATAGAGGAGATCACCGAATAAAATGGGCAAGATATTATCTGAAGAAGAAAGAAGACATATGCTCGAAAAGCTGGAGAGCAAGATAGTTGCCACGCGATTCATGACTTTGAAATACATTACTTCTTCGATAAACCAGGATAAAGTGGATTTTGCTAAAATGGATATGGAATTACCTGAATTCAGCAAGAGCCTGGTAAGAATAATTGAACAACTGGCTGAAAAAGACACTGAAGAAATGGTAAAACGCGAAGCTGCTGTTTGTCTTGAGAACCTGAAAAAGAAGCTGAATCCTGCTCTTATGCAGGACGTACCCATGTGTACTGCATGCGGTGAACGTGTGGTTGTATCGTATCGTTTCTGTACAAAATGCGGTGTCGAACTTAAAGGTCAAAAATGGGCATCTACTTACAAAACGTGTGAAAAATGCCAGAATGCTTATGACCCTAAATGGAATAATTGTTCATATTGCGGTAACCAGTTGATCAAAAAAGTTGAAGTAGCAAAAATCTGCGGGTTCTGTAAGAAAACCATTGAACCAAGCTGGTTGATGTGTCCGTACTGTGGTTCTAAGGTGAAACTTATCGCCGGTCAATAACATTAATATATCTTATAATCGTTATTCGCCTGATTGAAATGCCTGTTATTACATTATATTATGATGACCTGGAAGAACTATCGGGCCTTGATAAGGATACGGTTATTAAACGCATTCCCATGATGGGATGCGATATTGAACGAATAGAGGACGACCATGTTGATATCGAGTTCTTCCCCAACAGGCCTGATCTTTATAGCACTGAAGGCGTAGCCAGGGCGATCAAAGGATTCCTGGATATTGAAACGGGTCTTCGGGAATTCAATGTAAGTTCTTCGGGGATAACAATCACAAAAGACAATGAGATCAAAAATATCCGCCCGTATCTTGCCTGCGCCGTAGTCAGGGGGATGCGGTTCAATTCACGAAGCATAGAATCCCTTATGGCGCTCCAGGAATCATTGCACTGGGCTGTAGGCAGGAACAGGAAAAAAGTGTCCATTGGTGTACATGATATGGGAAAGTTGACGCCGCCTTTTAAGTACATCGCACAGGACCCGGAGTTCAAATTTACGCCGCTTGATTTCACTGAAGCCTTATCGATGCGTGATATTCTTGAAAAACATCCCAAAGGCATCAAATTTGCAAATCTTCTTGAAAAATTCGAAAAATTTCCACTTATTCTTGACTCGAACAATAATGTTCTCTCATTCCCGCCCATAATAAACGGAGAACTTACAAAAGTCACCCAGGGGACGACTGATCTTTTTATCGAGGTCACAGGTCTTGATCCTGCCGTATCAATTGCATTAAATATCGTTGTTGCTTCACTTGCAGAACGCGGCGGAATGATCGAATCAGTCCTGGTCGATGGGGAAATAGAGACGCCGGATATATCCCCGGGAATAATGGAACTTAAAAGTAATGAAGTAGCGGAACTTCTTGGATTTAAGCTTACTAATGAAGAAATTATCACCAGCCTGAAAAAGATACGGTACGGGGCGCAAATTTCAGGGAATTCAATTAGAGTATCAGTCCCGGCTTACCGCTCGGATATACTTCATAACTGCGATCTCATAGAAGATATCGCTATAGCATACGGTTTTGATAAGATAAAACCGGAGCTTCCATCAACTTCCACGACAGGCAGGTCACACCAGATATCAAAATCAAGAGATATGCTAAATGAAATAATGACCGGTCTTGGCTACCTGCAAGTAATGCCTTTCACCCTCACAAACGAAAGAATGCAATTCGATATGATGCGAAGGGAAAAAGCAAAGGGTATAACACATATTCTTTATCCCATAAGCGAAGACCATACGATCGTTCGCCCGGCGATATTGCCAAACCTTCTTGAGATACTTTCGATCAATAAGCACAGGGAGCTGCCGCAGCGAATTTATGAAGCCGGGGAAGTTGTTCTTGATTGCAGGACTTACCAGCGTCTTGGATGCGTTGCGATACACCCGCAGGCTAACTTTACGGAGATCCAGGCGATCGTTGACGCCGTTTTGAGGGAAAGACGGATAGGATACACGGTCGCAGAGTCGCACGATCCCGCATTCATTGAGGGAAGGTGCGCTGATGTCCTGATTAATAATGAAAAGGCCGGGGTATTCGGTGAGATCCATCCTGAGGTTATCTCAAACTTTGGGCTTGAGCATCCGATTATCGGATTTGAATTGAAAATATGATTCAATGGACTTTGCTGCTTCCACAAAAATCAGCGTGGTGGATGCAAGAATAAGGATTATACCCCAATCAGTAATGCCAAGAGGTATCGTGTTAAAAGGACCATTCAGGGACGGAGTATAAATAACCAGAAGCTGCAACAGGATCGTACTTGCAACAGCATAAATAAGCGTCCTGTTTGATAAAAGACCTATACTGAAAACACTGAGCCGCTCAGAGCGCCAGTTGAATGCATTGAACATCATTGAGATGACGATCAAAGTAAAAACCATTGTCTGTGCTTTCACAATTCCGGAATTATCAAGAGTCCACTTGAAAATAAAGAGTGCTTGCATTGCTATCAAAGCTCCAACTCCAGAGCTGTAAAGGATCACTCTTTTTGTAATTATCCCTTCATCCTGCTTCCTGGGAGGCTGCCTCATCAGCCCGATATCAGGATGTTCAACTGAAAGCGCCATGGGTGGAAGACCGTCGGTGATCAGGTTTATCCAGAGTATCTGGATAGCAATAAGCGGCATTGTTTGCCATGAAAGCATCGCAGTAAGTACAATAAGCACTTCCCCGATATGACATCCAAGCCCGTACAGTACAAAATTCTTGATGTTTTTGTATATATTTCTTCCTTCCTCAACCGCAGCTACAATGGATGCAAAATTGTCATCCGTAAGGATCATATCTGATGCATCCCTGCTGACCGCAGTTCCGGTTATCCCCATAGATATCCCAATATCCGCAGCCTTAAGGGCCGGCGCATCGTTTACACCATCACCTGTCATTGCCACAACATGCCCTTTCTTTTTTAATGCATCAATTATTCGCATTTTATGTGCGGGTGAAACTCTTGCATATACGGAAACTTTTTCAACAATATTATCAAGTTCTTTATCATCCAGGTTATCAAGTTTCACACCTGTCAGCACCATTTCCCCTTCTTCGAGCAGTCCTAAGTCCTTTGCAATAGCAGAGCCTGTGATTTCATGATCACCTGTTATCATGACGGTCTTTATCCCGGCCTTTTTGCATGTTGCAATTGCCTCTTTTACCTCTTCCCTTGGCGGATCGATCATACCTGCAAGCCCTGCAAAAATCATATCTTTCTCAGTGTCATTGTTAACCGGGTGGTTCTCTAAATGTTTGTATGAAAAAGCCATTACTCGAAGCGCCTTTTTCGCCATTATTTTGACGGTATCGTAAATCTTTTCTTTCCCTGCACTGTCAAGATCAACAACAGAGCCGTTATGATAAATGCGGGTGCATGAATCCAGTATTATTTCAGGTGCGCCTTTTGAATATGCATACAGCCCATCAGGTGTTTCACATATCGTTGTCATCATTTTGCGCTCTGATGAAAATGGGATCTCATCTTTGCGCCGAAATGTTTTTTCAATGTCCTGTTTGCGTATCCCGGCCTTTACAGCTGCAACAGCAAGTGCTCCTTCTGTGGGATCGCCTTTTATATGCCATACCGAATTTTCATTAATAAGCTCAGAATCGTTGCACAGGGCGCTTATCAGGAGCAATATTTTAAGATCATTGTATTTTTCCGGATCAATTTTCCGGTTACCTTCAAGAAAATATCCCTCTGGTTCATAACCCGCACCTGTGACTTCAAGCATTCTGCCATCAACAAAAATATTTGTGACCGTCATTTCATCATGGGTTAGCGTTCCTGTTTTATCGGAGCATATAACCGTAGTCGCACCCAGTGTTTCCACTGATGGCAGTTTCCTGATCAGGGCATGGCGTTTTACCATTCTTCGCACCCCCAGTGCAAGGCACACTGTAACAACAGCAGGAAGAGCCTCAGGAACAGCAGCGACTGCCAGCGCAACGCCCCAGATGAACATTTCTATAGTTCCAAATCCACTTAAGATCCCGAGAATTGATACCACTGCAACAACAACAATGGTAATTATCCCGATCCATGTACCTAACCTGTCAAGTGCTTCCTGCAAAGGCGTTCTTTCTATTTCGATCTTCTCCAGCATCCCTGCGATCCTGCCAAGTTCAGTTTGCATCCCGGTGGCAGTAACAACAGCTTTTCCCCTTCCGATTGAAACCGATGTTCCCATGTAAGCCATATTATTCCTATCAGCTACCGGGAGTTCTTCTTCTAATTTGTCTGCTTTTTTCCGGACAGGAACCGATTCTCCTGTAAGTGGTGCTTCATCCATTTCCAGATTGATAGCTTCAATGAGGCGGGAATCGGCAGGTACCCCGTCGCCCGTATGCAAAAAAATAATATCCCCGGGCACGATCTTTGCTGCGGGTATTATTGATTCCCTGCCGTCCCTTATTACCCGTGCTGTCGGGGCTGCCATCTGCTTTAATGCATCAATCGCATTTTGTGCCCTGTATTCCTGGAAAAAACCAAGGATACCTGAGAGTATGACTATCAGCAAAATTATTACAGAATCTGCGAGTTCACCCAGCAAAGCAGATATGGCCGCTGCTGCCAGCAATATAATAATAAGAAAACTCTTGAACTGGGATAGCAGCATTTCAAGGTATGATACTTTTTTTTCTTGGATAATTTCATTTTGTCCGTATTTATCCAGGCGCGTTGCAGCATCCTGTTCTGTGAGTCCTGCAGTTGAGGTACCCAGTGATCCCATAACCGATTTGATATCCTGTGCATAATATTTATTTAGCGTTAGGTCGGTAGACGTAAAATCCCCCTGATTTCATGACTAAATGAGCGCATCAGATAATAAATTTTGATGTATGCAAAAAAATAAAGGATATGTCAGCATTATCCAGTGCATGGATATATCTGATATATTAAAAAAAGTGAAAAATAACGATTTAAGTCTTGATGAAGCAGAAAAGCAGCTTCGCATCATAAACTTCGAATTATTATCAGATATTGCAAAGGTGGATATTCACCGCGCCAAGAGAGTGGGTATTCCAGAAGCCATAATCGCTGATTGTAAGACCAGCGAAGATGTAGTTTCAATTGCACGGGTCCATTTAAAAAATGAAGGCCGTGCCATAATAACCCGTGCATGTGAGGATAATTATAATTCATTAAAATCATTAGCAAATGAAACGAATTCCAGGATCAGGTGGGAAAAACGTGCAAGAATCGTGATCATAGGAGAATCAATACCCGGAACAGAGGGAAGAATTGGTGTTATTTCTGCCGGTACTGCTGATATCCCTGTTGCAGAAGAGGCTAAAGTAATAGCAGAAGAAATGGGTTGTTCCGTAACTGCAATATATGATGTAGGTGTTGCAGGGATACACAGGCTTTTTCCTGAACTGGCAAAACTCGCAAGAGCTGGAGTGGATGCAGTGGTTGTTGCTGCTGGCCGCGAAGGAACACTTCCTGCAATAGTATCGGGCCTGGTTGACGTTCCGGTGATCGGGGTTCCTGTATCAACCGGGTATGGCGCAGGCGGAAAGGGTGATGCTGCGCTATTATCCATGCTCCAGTCCTGTTCTGTTCTTGCTGTAGTTAATATCGATGCGGGTTTTGTGGCCGGGGCTTTTGCAGCCAGGATCGCAAATCTGGCCGCCAAAAACCGAAAACAGGTATAAACAAATATATAGTATAAAGAACTATCTTAAAGTCTATGGAATTAGACGTCGGCTGGCTGATGATAATTATCGGCCTGGGGCTTCTTATAGTTGAAGCAGCACAACCGGGTTTTTTTGTGGCTGTTCCGGGAACAACGCTAATAGTACTCGGCGTAGTCACTCTTTTAATTCCAGAGGTAGCACAGGATTATGCTCCTGCCATAATAGTTATAACTGCGCTGGTTTCCAGTATCATAACGATCACCTTTTACAGAAAAATAGCGCCGGGACAGAAACCGCAGACAACAAGTATGGATATCCTGGCAGGAAAGAAGGGAGTAGTCGTGAAAACAGTCCATCCCGGATCAATTTCAGGAAAAATCGAGATCGGAAACCAGATATGGAGCGCAACTTCAGATAGCGTAATTGAAACAGGAACGAAAGTAATTGTCATAAACTCAGAAGGAGTTCATGTAAGAGTAAAAGAAGAGTAGAGGAAAAGTAAAGGAGGAGATTAAAAGTGGCATATGAAATGTTTATCGCGATATTTATCGCAGTAGCAATATTGATACTATTTATTTCAGGGGTTGCGATTATACAGCCTTATGAACAGGCGTTATGGGTAGTTCTGGGACAGTACAAGAAACGGTTAAATCCCGGTTTTAACTGGGTGTTTCCACTGATAAGCGATGTCATAAGGCTTGACCTGAGGACCCAGGTCCTTGATGTGCCGCGACAGGAAGTCATCACCAAGGATAACTCGCCCACCAACGTTGACGCAATTGTTTATATAAGGGTAATAGATCCTGAAAAAGCATATTTTGAAGTAGTCAATTATCATGTTGCTGTAGTATCACTTGCGCAGACTACTCTTCGAAGCGTAGTGGGTGACATGGAACTTGATGAGATCCTTTATAATCGTGATTTTATTAATACAAAACTCCGTGATATTCTTGACCATTCCACCGATGCATGGGGTGTTAAAGTAGAAGCTGTAGAGATACGGGAAGTCGATCCTGTCGGCACGGTAAAAGGTGCTATGGAAGAACAGACATCTGCTGAAAGGAAGCGAAGAGCGGCCATTTTACTTGCAGACGGACAGAAGAAAGCCGCGATCCTCCAGGCAGAAGGCTCCAAGCAGGCAAATATCTTGAATGCCGAAGGTGTGAGGCAGTCAAAGATACTCGAAGCTGAAGGTGAAAGGGTTTCACAGATATTGAGGGCACAGGGAGAAGCACAGGGACTGAGGATACTTTCAGTTGGCGCAGTGCCTCTTGATAAGAAAGCCCTGACCGTTCTGACTATGGATATGATGAAAAATGTGGCAAACGGCCAGGCTACAAAGATAATCTTCCCGATGGAGGTCTCAAAGATGATTGACCAGGCTGCAAAATACCTTGGAGCTTCCGAGAAGATCCAGGAAATCGGATCACCGATGGATACGGAAAAGATCGTTGGTACGGCAGATGAAGTGCTTGGAAGGATACCAAGGCCTGAGGAGCTCAGGCAAGAGCTACAGAGCATTGAGAAGGAGATGGCCCGCGAAACTGAAGAGAGTCTGAAACAGGCAGAGAAGATCAAAAGCTCTGATGTGCCTGAGGCTCCAAAGAAGAAAAAACAAGAATAAAACCGAATGGATTTCGACATCAGGAAGGCAATACAGGCAGATTTGAAGGATATCAAAACCATCCTTTCTTTCTATTATCTTGATACGGAAAATGTAGAAAAAAACCTGCCTGAATTCATAGTTGCACAAACGAATGATAAGATAATAGGCTGCGCATGTCTTGATCCGGGGGATATCGTGGAATTGCGCTCCATTGCGATACTTCCATCTTACCGAAACAAGGGTGTGGGTTCAAAACTTGTGGATACAATATTACAACGTGCGCAGGGTTTGACAGATACAATCTATCTTCGTACCACATCACCTGTTTTTTTTGAAAAGAAAGGATTTACAAAGCTTCAAAATAACGAGAAAAAAGTCATCTGGAAAGATTGCGCGCAGTGTGATAAGTATGATATTTGCAGGCAAACCGCCATGAAAAGCGAAAAGAAATATTAATGTAAAAGCCATTAAATACAAAGAGCCTAATGTAGGAACATCATTTTCGGAGGATTTCATTGCAACCTGTTGTAAATATTGGCATCGTAGGACATGTTGACCACGGCAAGACAACTCTTGTCAAGGCACTTTCAGGTGTCTGGACTGACCGGCATAGCGAAGAGATTAAACGAGGCATTTCAATCCGGCTTGGTTATGCGGATATCGTATTAAGGAAATGTCCTGAATGCCCTGAGCCTCAAAGTTTTACTGTCAAAGAAGTATGTGAGATATGCGGTGCAAAAACAAATGTACTTCGCTCAATATCATTTGTGGATTCCCCCGGTCATGAAACATTGATGGCGACAATGTTATCAGGCGCAGCTCTTATGGACGGCGCGCTTCTTGTTATTGCGGCAAATGAAACTTGTCCCCAGCCGCAGACAAAAGAGCATCTAATGGCATTGAATATCCTCGGGATAAAAAACATTATTATTATCCAGAACAAGATCGACATTGTCCCGCGCGAGAAAGTGCTTGAAAATTACAACCAGATAAAGGCTTTCGTGAAAGGTACGGTTGCGGAAAATGCACCGATCATACCGGTTTCTGCCCAGCAGAATGCAAATATCGACCTGGTCATTGAAGCCATTGAAAAATATATTCCTACCCCGGAACATGACCTTAAAAAATCACCTTTAATGTTCGTTGCACGTTCATTCGACATAAACAGGCCTGGGACCCATCCTGAAAATCTAAAAGGAGGCGCTATCGGCGGTTCTTTGAATAGCGGTATTTTCAGGCCAGGTGATGAAATAGAAATGAGACCAGGCAGGAAAGTTGAAACGGGCGGAACTGTCAAATGGGTTCCGATAAAAACTGTTATCACAACCATCCATGCAGGAAATGATGAGATGGAAGAAGCAAGGCCAGGAGGACTCATAGGGATTGGCACTAAACTTGATCCCTCGATAACAAAAAGCGATGCACTTGTGGGGCAGGTCGCAGGCATACCGGGAAAATTGCCTCCGACTATAGAAGGCTTTGTAATGGAAACAAAACTTCTTGAAAGGGTGGTCGGGGTAAGTGATGAATCCACAGTTGAACCAATACGTTCAAATGAACCTTTAATGCTGAATATAGGAACAGCGACGACAATTGGCGTAGTCACAAGCGCAAGGTCTATGGATGCGGAAGTCAGGCTCAAAAGGCCAATTTGCGCAGATAAAGGTTCCCATATCGCGATCAGCAGGCGTGTAGGCGCGCGCTGGAGGCTTATCGGTTCAGGTATTTTGAAAGAATATAAATGAGATCAAAAGTGATCATAGATACAAATGGTTTGATGATCCCGGGACAATTCGGGATAGATATATTTTCCGAATTGCAGCAATTGGGTTTTTTTTCATATATTGTTCCAGGCGCTTCCGTAAAGGAGCTTGAAAAGATTGTGTTGACCGGCCGCGGCAGGGACAGGACTGCTGCCAAAATAGCATTATCTTTATTGGACAGGTGTACCATAATTGACAGGAACGGATATGCAGATGATATTATAATAGACCTGGCAGTTGATATGGACGCGGCAGTTCTTACCAATGATACCGAATTAAAGAAAAGATTATGTAGTAAGGGAGTTACTAATGTGTATCTTCGAGATAGAACTCGTTTAAGTATATAATACCTTTTTAAGAGGATTTAGATGTATAAGAAAATGAGATTAGCAGATACGGTGAGGATTGCACCAGAACTACTTGGCGAACCGGTTGAGCAGGCAGTAAAAATCGCTTTGCGGGAAAAACTTGAAGGACTTGTTGACAAGAGGATGGGTGCGATAGTTGCGGTCAAGGATATTATTGAAGTTGGAGAAGGACATATACTTGCAGGGGATGGAGGAGTATATTATGATGCGGTTTTTGACGCATTGACCTTCATGCCTGAACTCCAGGAGATCATTGAAGGCAGCGTAGTTGAAGTAGTCCAGTTCGGGGTATTTGTAGGAATCGGTCCTCTTGACGGCCTCGTGCATGTAAGCCAGCTGACTGATGAATTCGTTACTTATGATGAGAAAAATTCCCGCCTGATAACAAAGGAATCCGGCCGTTCTGTCACAGAGGGAGACCGCATACGAGCAAGGATAATCGCTGTTAGCCTGAATGAGCGTGAACCCAGGGACAGCAAGATCGGCCTCACCATGCGCCAGCATGCCCTTGGCAAAATGGACTGGATAGAAGAAGCCCGAAAACCAAGGGATGAAACCGAAGATAAAGGAAAGCCTAAGAAGAAGAAAAAAGAAGACTCGCCAAAGCCCGAAAAGCAGGATGAATCAAAACCCGAAGGAGCATAAATGCCGGATAATGTTTGCAGGGAATGCCACAGGATAGTGAAAAAAAGCCAGGTCTGCTCATATTGCAATTCAACGGCTCTTACCAGCGATTGGAGCGGTTATGTAGTAATAATTGACCCCGAAAAATCACAAATTGCAAAAAGACTCGGAGTCAAATTACCCGGTGAATATGCGTTGAAGGTCAGATAACTTGAAAGGATACTGCCTGCCTGTGGAGTTAAGAGATGAACTAAGGCAACTCCATGGAGAGTTATATCCCGGAGACGGGATCGAGACTACAAAAAAAATCATCCATGATCTGAAAAATTGTACTAAAGTAATATCTGTCGGCGATATTGTGACATTCAATCTTCTAAACGCCGGTCTTATTCCCGATATATCATTTGTTGATAATAAGACAAAACGCAGCCCTGTTTCCGATAAAATTACACAGGGAACAAAGCATGGCCACTTCAGTACCATAACTGTGGAAAGCCCGCCTGGAATAATAACGGAAGAACTGTTGCAGGAGATAGAAGCAGCTATGGGATCTGATAAACATATACAGATCGTTGTCAGGGGTGAGGAAGACCTGGCAGCTCTTCCTGCGATTGCCATGGCGCCCATATCATCAGTAATTATATATGGTTTGCCTGACAAAGGGGCGGTAGTTGTCCACGTTACCGAGGACAAGAAGAAAGAAATACAATTATTACTTAATCGAATGAAATATAAGGAGAAAAATAATGGAAATCCAGATTATCAAAGATAAGACAAATCCCTTATTACAGAGACGAGAGATTTCGGTTGCTGTAAAAAATAAAACAACGGCTACGAGAATAGAATTAAAGAATAAACTTGCAGCTCTGCTCAATTCCAAACCGGAACTGATCGTGGTTGAGCATCTCGATACAATATATGGGAAGCAGGAAATGGTAGGGACAGTATCCCTCTACCAGACAGAAGAACGCCTTAAGCAGCTTGCTCACCAGCACCTGATGGCAAGGGATGCGCCAAAGGCAGTTGAAGGACAGCCTGCGGAGGCGGCACCGGTTGCAGCCCCGTCAGAACCTAAACCTGAGGCTAAATAGAGAATAGAGAACAAAGAAACAGAAAGGGATTTCAATGGCAGTAAATAAATTCTATAAAATCAGCGGAAATAAAGCAGAAAAGATAAAACCATCATGCCCAAGATGTGGACCAGGGGTATTTCTTGGTGAACACAAGAACCGCAATTCATGCGGTAAGTGTGGTTATACCGAATTCAAGAAATAATCTTTTTCTTCATTTCTTTTAATTATATTCAATAGTATTTTCTATTGTATTTTCTATTGCATTATTTTTGGAGCTATATGCTAAATTAGATATGCCCATAGTTACAACTCTAAGGATTGATTATGCTAACCCTGAGAGTACAGCACGAACTTGAATTGTTAAAAAGGCACCTCATCATCCTGAAGAAAGTGATAGATAGCGGACCTATCGGAATATTAAAAATATCGATTGAAACAAATATACCTGATCATCTTGTACGATATTCACTGCGTGTTCTTGAGCAGCAGGGTTTGATCACTCCTTCTACACAGGGCGCTGTTGCCACAAAATCTGCTAAAGAGGCATATTCGGAATTCAGGACAGAACTTGAAAAGATCGAAGATACACTTGAGGATATCAAGAGGACCGGATTCGAAGAGTGATGACCGGGGAAAAAAGCGAGGGA
This genomic interval carries:
- a CDS encoding DNA-directed RNA polymerase, subunit E'', with translation MPDNVCRECHRIVKKSQVCSYCNSTALTSDWSGYVVIIDPEKSQIAKRLGVKLPGEYALKVR
- a CDS encoding DNA-directed RNA polymerase, with amino-acid sequence MYKKMRLADTVRIAPELLGEPVEQAVKIALREKLEGLVDKRMGAIVAVKDIIEVGEGHILAGDGGVYYDAVFDALTFMPELQEIIEGSVVEVVQFGVFVGIGPLDGLVHVSQLTDEFVTYDEKNSRLITKESGRSVTEGDRIRARIIAVSLNEREPRDSKIGLTMRQHALGKMDWIEEARKPRDETEDKGKPKKKKKEDSPKPEKQDESKPEGA
- a CDS encoding DNA-binding protein, translated to MRSKVIIDTNGLMIPGQFGIDIFSELQQLGFFSYIVPGASVKELEKIVLTGRGRDRTAAKIALSLLDRCTIIDRNGYADDIIIDLAVDMDAAVLTNDTELKKRLCSKGVTNVYLRDRTRLSI
- the rps24e gene encoding 30S ribosomal protein S24e — its product is MEIQIIKDKTNPLLQRREISVAVKNKTTATRIELKNKLAALLNSKPELIVVEHLDTIYGKQEMVGTVSLYQTEERLKQLAHQHLMARDAPKAVEGQPAEAAPVAAPSEPKPEAK
- a CDS encoding DUF359 domain-containing protein, with protein sequence MKGYCLPVELRDELRQLHGELYPGDGIETTKKIIHDLKNCTKVISVGDIVTFNLLNAGLIPDISFVDNKTKRSPVSDKITQGTKHGHFSTITVESPPGIITEELLQEIEAAMGSDKHIQIVVRGEEDLAALPAIAMAPISSVIIYGLPDKGAVVVHVTEDKKKEIQLLLNRMKYKEKNNGNPDYQR
- a CDS encoding 30S ribosomal protein S27ae, with translation MAVNKFYKISGNKAEKIKPSCPRCGPGVFLGEHKNRNSCGKCGYTEFKK